In Devosia beringensis, a single window of DNA contains:
- a CDS encoding ribose-phosphate pyrophosphokinase: MKLVTGNSNRALAQAIASYLELPLTDCTVKRFADKEVFVEIHENVRGEDVFILQSTSFPANDNLMELLILTDALRRSSARRITAVLPYFGYARQDRRATGRTPISAKLVSNLITEAGVHRVITLDLHAAQIQGFFDIPTDNLYAAPIITRDILDNYKLENTMIVSPDVGGVARARAVAQRLGTDLAIVDKRRPKAGVSEVMNIIGDVSGQSCILIDDIVDSGGTLVNAAEALLKAGAKQVSAYITHGVLSEGAAQRIGTSKLKELVVTDSIEETDAHRAAGNIRRLAIAPLIGEAIARTASEQSVSSLFD; encoded by the coding sequence ATGAAGCTGGTGACCGGCAACTCCAACCGGGCCCTCGCCCAGGCTATCGCCAGCTATCTCGAGCTCCCCCTCACCGACTGTACGGTCAAGCGCTTCGCCGACAAGGAAGTCTTTGTCGAGATTCATGAAAATGTCCGCGGCGAGGACGTCTTCATCCTGCAGTCGACCAGCTTTCCGGCTAATGACAACCTGATGGAACTGCTGATCCTGACGGACGCGCTGCGACGTTCCTCGGCCCGGCGCATCACCGCCGTCCTGCCCTATTTCGGCTATGCGCGGCAGGACCGTCGCGCCACCGGGCGCACGCCCATCTCGGCCAAGCTCGTCTCCAACCTGATCACCGAGGCCGGCGTCCACCGCGTCATCACGCTTGATCTGCATGCCGCCCAGATCCAGGGCTTCTTCGATATCCCGACCGACAATCTCTATGCCGCGCCGATCATCACGCGGGATATCCTGGACAACTACAAGCTCGAAAATACCATGATCGTTTCGCCCGATGTCGGCGGCGTGGCACGCGCCCGCGCCGTGGCGCAGCGCCTCGGCACTGACCTGGCCATCGTCGACAAGCGCCGCCCCAAGGCCGGCGTCTCCGAAGTCATGAACATCATCGGCGACGTCTCCGGCCAGTCCTGCATCCTGATCGACGATATCGTCGATAGCGGCGGCACCCTGGTCAATGCCGCCGAGGCCCTGCTCAAGGCAGGCGCCAAGCAGGTTTCCGCCTACATCACCCATGGCGTGCTCTCCGAAGGCGCCGCGCAGCGCATCGGCACCTCCAAGCTCAAGGAACTGGTGGTAACCGACTCGATCGAGGAAACCGATGCCCACCGCGCCGCCGGCAATATCCGCCGCCTGGCCATCGCCCCGCTGATCGGCGAGGCCATTGCCCGCACCGCCAGCGAACAGAGCGTGTCGAGCCTTTTCGACTAA
- the pgeF gene encoding peptidoglycan editing factor PgeF, producing the protein MSTLYETSPALTRLRHGFFGRHGGSSAGVYARNNMSFTTGDDTAPVAANRAGVATALGYDPADLVILKQTHSATVHVVTGRLPADAVIEADGMVTNRTGLLLGILTADCTPILFADLEAGIIGAAHAGWRGAVDGIIGNTIAAMLALGARTDRIVAAIGPTISGPNYEVGPQFAADLLAAHPQAGNRISIPAGGVEHFDLPGFVADCLTAAGIGAIDRVGACTYAHPERYFSHRYATHHDIKTGRQVAVIGLT; encoded by the coding sequence ATGTCGACCCTTTATGAAACCAGCCCCGCGCTGACCAGATTGCGACACGGGTTTTTCGGCCGGCATGGCGGCAGCTCGGCCGGGGTCTATGCCCGCAACAATATGTCCTTCACCACCGGCGACGACACCGCCCCGGTCGCGGCCAACCGCGCCGGCGTCGCTACCGCGCTTGGTTATGACCCCGCCGACCTCGTCATTCTGAAGCAGACCCATTCGGCCACCGTCCATGTCGTGACCGGGCGCTTGCCCGCAGATGCGGTGATCGAGGCCGACGGCATGGTTACCAACCGGACTGGGCTTCTGCTCGGCATTCTGACCGCCGACTGCACCCCGATCCTGTTTGCCGACCTCGAGGCCGGAATCATCGGCGCCGCCCATGCCGGCTGGCGCGGCGCGGTTGACGGCATCATCGGCAATACCATTGCCGCCATGCTGGCCCTCGGCGCCCGGACCGACCGCATCGTCGCGGCCATCGGCCCGACAATTTCGGGGCCGAACTATGAAGTCGGCCCGCAATTTGCCGCCGACCTGCTTGCCGCCCATCCGCAGGCGGGCAACCGCATCAGCATTCCCGCCGGCGGGGTCGAGCACTTTGACCTGCCGGGATTTGTCGCCGACTGCCTGACCGCCGCCGGCATTGGCGCCATTGATCGTGTCGGCGCCTGCACCTATGCCCATCCCGAGCGCTATTTCTCCCATCGCTACGCGACTCACCACGACATCAAGACCGGGCGGCAGGTGGCGGTCATCGGTCTCACGTAA
- a CDS encoding class I SAM-dependent methyltransferase: MTDQPAPTLPELIDMQIRTTGPMSVATYMGLCLTHPTKGYYKGADPLGAAGDFITAPEISQMFGELIGFFIVTLWQQMGSPREFTLLELGPGRGTLMADVLRVACRAEGFRDGLDLCLFETNAALIVEQNARLEAYGARWIDGFDKVGPGPLLVVANEFFDALPIRQFVRAEDGWHERMVGTNNGRRVFGLNPTPIPASAMPQTLAEAEINAVLEVGLASGEVMNRLATTVSTQGGAILAIDYGYARTQTGETLQGVRRHQYADVLDAPGEVDISAHVDFEALGTVASRAGLAVEPLATQSQFLTRMGINERTSALIAANAGMAEELSAAKARLIGPDQMGNLFKVFCAASPGLQPPGFA, translated from the coding sequence ATGACCGACCAGCCCGCCCCCACCCTGCCCGAACTCATCGACATGCAGATCCGCACCACCGGACCGATGTCGGTGGCCACCTATATGGGCCTGTGCCTGACCCACCCCACCAAGGGCTATTACAAGGGCGCCGACCCCCTGGGCGCCGCCGGCGACTTCATCACTGCCCCCGAAATCAGCCAGATGTTCGGAGAACTGATCGGCTTCTTCATCGTCACGCTCTGGCAGCAGATGGGTAGCCCACGCGAATTTACCCTGCTCGAGCTCGGGCCCGGCCGCGGCACGCTGATGGCCGATGTGCTGCGCGTCGCCTGCCGCGCCGAGGGGTTTCGCGATGGCCTTGATCTGTGTCTGTTTGAAACCAATGCGGCCCTGATCGTCGAACAGAACGCGCGCCTCGAAGCCTATGGCGCCAGGTGGATCGACGGGTTCGACAAGGTGGGCCCGGGGCCGCTTCTGGTCGTCGCCAATGAGTTCTTTGACGCCCTGCCGATCCGCCAGTTTGTCCGGGCCGAGGATGGCTGGCATGAACGCATGGTCGGCACCAATAATGGTCGCCGCGTCTTTGGCCTCAATCCCACGCCCATCCCCGCATCGGCCATGCCGCAAACGCTGGCCGAGGCCGAAATCAACGCCGTGCTGGAAGTCGGCCTGGCCAGCGGCGAAGTGATGAACCGGCTCGCCACCACCGTCTCCACCCAGGGCGGGGCGATCCTGGCCATCGACTACGGCTATGCCCGCACCCAGACAGGCGAGACCCTGCAGGGCGTGCGCCGCCACCAATATGCCGACGTGCTCGATGCCCCCGGCGAGGTGGACATTTCCGCCCATGTCGATTTCGAGGCCTTGGGCACCGTTGCCAGCCGCGCCGGCCTCGCCGTCGAGCCTCTGGCTACCCAGTCACAGTTTCTCACCCGCATGGGCATCAATGAGCGCACCAGTGCCCTCATTGCCGCCAATGCCGGCATGGCGGAGGAACTTTCGGCCGCCAAGGCACGGCTGATCGGCCCCGACCAGATGGGCAATCTGTTCAAGGTCTTCTGCGCCGCCAGCCCCGGCCTGCAGCCACCCGGATTTGCCTGA
- the lgt gene encoding prolipoprotein diacylglyceryl transferase codes for MPFPDIDPIAFAIGPFAVRWYALGYLVGTGLGAAYGYLLLANSRLWLKGEPPFKADDIWDFAFWTMLSIVLGGRIGYVLFYNLAFYLANPGQILNTLDGGMSYHGGMLGLMLAVVLFTRAKGNGNWLSGLDLIAAVSIIGIFLVRIANFINAELYGAPTTLPWGVIFPTDPEQLPRHPSQLYEAALEGLLLFLVIRVFTHVFYSLRRPGLVAGIFGIGYGLSRIAVEFVRLPDAQLGYLYGGWLTMGMLLSLPMVIGGIALVTYAATRKQNILRA; via the coding sequence GTGCCCTTTCCCGATATCGATCCGATTGCCTTCGCCATAGGCCCTTTTGCCGTCCGCTGGTATGCCTTGGGCTACCTTGTGGGGACCGGCCTGGGCGCTGCCTATGGCTATCTGCTGCTGGCCAATAGCCGCCTCTGGCTCAAGGGCGAACCGCCCTTCAAGGCGGACGATATTTGGGACTTCGCCTTCTGGACCATGCTGTCGATCGTTTTGGGCGGCCGCATCGGCTATGTGCTGTTCTACAACCTGGCCTTCTACCTCGCCAATCCGGGCCAGATCCTCAACACGCTTGATGGCGGCATGTCCTATCATGGCGGCATGCTCGGGCTGATGCTGGCCGTGGTGCTGTTCACCCGCGCCAAGGGCAATGGCAACTGGCTGAGCGGGCTCGACCTGATCGCCGCGGTCAGCATCATCGGCATCTTCCTCGTCCGCATCGCCAATTTCATCAATGCAGAGCTCTATGGCGCCCCCACCACCCTGCCCTGGGGCGTGATCTTTCCCACCGACCCCGAGCAACTGCCACGCCACCCCAGCCAGCTTTACGAGGCCGCGCTGGAGGGCCTGCTGCTGTTCCTGGTCATCCGCGTCTTCACCCACGTGTTCTACAGCCTGCGCCGTCCGGGCCTGGTCGCCGGCATCTTCGGCATCGGCTACGGCCTGTCCCGCATCGCCGTAGAATTCGTCCGCCTGCCCGACGCCCAGCTTGGCTATCTCTATGGCGGCTGGCTGACCATGGGCATGTTGCTGAGCCTGCCCATGGTCATTGGCGGTATCGCCCTGGTGACCTATGCGGCGACCCGCAAGCAGAACATATTGCGAGCCTGA
- a CDS encoding accessory factor UbiK family protein produces the protein MNQSNKIFDGLGRVMNEAAGVADGVRREVETAVKSQVQRLVADMDLVKREDFDALRELVQVQGEEIDALRKDIAALKTGSGKAN, from the coding sequence ATGAACCAGAGCAACAAGATCTTTGACGGCCTCGGGCGCGTGATGAACGAGGCCGCCGGCGTTGCCGATGGTGTGCGCCGGGAAGTCGAAACTGCGGTCAAGTCGCAGGTCCAGCGCCTTGTTGCCGATATGGATCTGGTCAAGCGCGAGGATTTCGATGCGCTGCGCGAACTGGTGCAGGTGCAGGGCGAAGAGATCGATGCCCTGCGCAAGGACATCGCCGCGCTCAAGACCGGTTCGGGCAAAGCCAACTAA
- a CDS encoding metallophosphoesterase family protein: protein MRVAVLSDVHGNALALDAVLADIATQGVDATLCLGDHVSGPMDPAGVAERLMTLDGPIISGNHDRWVVEPRAQGQGKVDQFAASRLSRQQHQWLAALPATAVFNDDIFLCHGTPASDEQHWIDDFYADRTMTLPSEESIVMAAAGVDYPIMLCGHTHLARSVRLRDGRRIINPGAVGFQLVHGSPDARYAVIELRQGKWSTALRVVEYDHDAAAAQAVANGFDGWAEVLTSGWAPSAPF, encoded by the coding sequence ATGCGCGTCGCCGTCCTTTCGGATGTGCATGGCAATGCGCTGGCGCTTGATGCCGTGCTGGCAGATATCGCGACCCAGGGCGTGGATGCCACGCTCTGCCTGGGCGATCATGTCAGCGGTCCGATGGACCCCGCTGGCGTCGCCGAGCGCTTGATGACCCTCGATGGGCCGATCATTTCGGGCAATCATGATCGATGGGTGGTTGAACCGCGTGCTCAAGGGCAGGGCAAGGTTGATCAGTTCGCCGCCAGCCGACTGAGCCGGCAACAGCACCAATGGCTTGCGGCATTGCCGGCGACGGCGGTGTTCAACGACGACATCTTCCTCTGTCACGGCACGCCGGCCAGTGACGAGCAGCACTGGATCGATGACTTCTACGCGGACCGTACGATGACCTTGCCCAGCGAGGAAAGCATCGTCATGGCCGCCGCGGGCGTCGACTACCCCATCATGCTATGCGGCCACACCCATCTGGCCCGCTCAGTGCGGCTGCGGGACGGGCGGCGCATCATCAATCCAGGTGCGGTAGGGTTCCAGCTGGTGCATGGTTCACCCGATGCGCGCTATGCCGTGATCGAGCTGCGGCAGGGCAAATGGTCCACGGCGCTTCGCGTGGTGGAGTATGATCATGACGCAGCGGCGGCGCAGGCCGTGGCCAATGGCTTTGACGGCTGGGCCGAGGTTCTGACCTCCGGATGGGCCCCTTCCGCCCCATTCTGA
- a CDS encoding type III secretion system chaperone family protein: protein MSLIQVELDRNVHPVDIIEHIASINDWTFERQDADEISISVRGGWCDYHVSFNWMEDLESLHIASAFDLKVPEGRRAEIKQLISLINEQLWIGHFDIWNKEGVVLFRNSHLMTGGADVSPQQCEALLRSATDSCDLYYQAFQFVVWAGKSAADALSHVMFETVGEA, encoded by the coding sequence ATGTCACTCATCCAAGTCGAGCTCGATCGCAATGTTCACCCGGTGGACATTATCGAGCATATCGCCTCGATCAACGACTGGACCTTCGAACGGCAGGATGCCGACGAGATTTCCATATCGGTACGCGGCGGCTGGTGTGACTATCACGTGTCGTTCAACTGGATGGAAGATCTGGAAAGCCTGCACATTGCCAGCGCCTTCGATCTGAAGGTTCCGGAAGGCCGCCGGGCCGAGATCAAGCAGTTGATTTCGCTGATCAACGAGCAGCTCTGGATCGGTCACTTCGATATCTGGAACAAGGAAGGCGTCGTGCTGTTCCGCAATTCGCATCTGATGACGGGCGGCGCGGACGTCTCGCCGCAGCAATGCGAAGCGCTGCTGCGCTCTGCCACCGATAGCTGCGATCTGTATTACCAGGCCTTCCAATTCGTGGTCTGGGCCGGCAAGTCCGCCGCTGATGCGTTGAGTCATGTGATGTTCGAGACGGTGGGCGAGGCGTGA